Proteins co-encoded in one Pieris napi chromosome 10, ilPieNapi1.2, whole genome shotgun sequence genomic window:
- the LOC125053224 gene encoding uncharacterized protein LOC125053224 isoform X1: MSSIQTISGRPYPSLSTPSAMSHTVTITRTTATTSGTPLFVNTSYIGTLPGLLKLAQLLLGAACVGVVSYYFEPRYVKYNDQKPELFFLLISVAFLIGTFCLLLSCVMSFSTATMISKTLYEVVYHGIAFVLYLAAGLTLLIEVNHRRSGYRNDFEPYLAAAVMGLVMAILYLFSTFLANRTYRGL; the protein is encoded by the exons at GTCCTCAATACAGACGATTTCCGGACGACCGTACCCTTCACTGTCAACG CCATCAGCAATGTCACACACGGTGACCATAACGAGGACAACTGCTACCACATCGGGTACGCCGCTCTTTGTCAACACTAGCTACATTGGAACTTTACCTGGCTTACTTAAATTGGCACAACTG cTACTTGGAGCGGCATGCGTCGGTGTGGTTAGCTATTACTTCGAGCCAAGATACGTGAAATACAATGATCAGAAACCAGAGTTATTCTTCCTTCTAATATCAGTGGCATTTTTAATAGGAACATTCTGTTTGCTTCTGTCGTGCGTGATGTCATTTTCAACAGCTACTATGATATCCAAAACcttgtat GAAGTCGTGTATCATGGGATTGCGTTCGTGCTCTACCTAGCGGCGGGTCTTACGCTTTTGATAGAGGTGAATCATCGGAGAAGTGGCTATAGGAATGATTTCGAACCCTACCTAGCTGCCGCT GTCATGGGTCTCGTGATGGCGATCCTTTATTTATTCAGTACATTTTTGGCGAACCGCACCTACAGAGGCTTATAA
- the LOC125053224 gene encoding uncharacterized protein LOC125053224 isoform X2 produces the protein MSHTVTITRTTATTSGTPLFVNTSYIGTLPGLLKLAQLLLGAACVGVVSYYFEPRYVKYNDQKPELFFLLISVAFLIGTFCLLLSCVMSFSTATMISKTLYEVVYHGIAFVLYLAAGLTLLIEVNHRRSGYRNDFEPYLAAAVMGLVMAILYLFSTFLANRTYRGL, from the exons ATGTCACACACGGTGACCATAACGAGGACAACTGCTACCACATCGGGTACGCCGCTCTTTGTCAACACTAGCTACATTGGAACTTTACCTGGCTTACTTAAATTGGCACAACTG cTACTTGGAGCGGCATGCGTCGGTGTGGTTAGCTATTACTTCGAGCCAAGATACGTGAAATACAATGATCAGAAACCAGAGTTATTCTTCCTTCTAATATCAGTGGCATTTTTAATAGGAACATTCTGTTTGCTTCTGTCGTGCGTGATGTCATTTTCAACAGCTACTATGATATCCAAAACcttgtat GAAGTCGTGTATCATGGGATTGCGTTCGTGCTCTACCTAGCGGCGGGTCTTACGCTTTTGATAGAGGTGAATCATCGGAGAAGTGGCTATAGGAATGATTTCGAACCCTACCTAGCTGCCGCT GTCATGGGTCTCGTGATGGCGATCCTTTATTTATTCAGTACATTTTTGGCGAACCGCACCTACAGAGGCTTATAA
- the LOC125053364 gene encoding protein singles bar, whose product MTRGPTIVRVAPSSGRGIKCCCCRCCECINFGYLTSQHGLIKLTEALLGSLCQSLLVKYGLSEASSMGSAFHGFLTTASACLLTTSLLIACYVLSSNSQSLIRQSIFECVFNSVACFMYLSASSYMGVAVNIYLYPRYAIVNMYAAYPAMTAVYYIGVVVGIVHGVDAYISYKYYKGIR is encoded by the exons atgacCCGAGGTCCTACTATAGTGCGTGTGGCGCCGAGTTCTGGCCGTGGTATTAAGTGCTGTTGTTGTAGATGCTGCGAATGCATAAATTTTGGCTATTTAACATCACAACAcggattaattaaattaacggAAGCT TTATTGGGTTCCCTGTGCCAGAGTCTTCTCGTGAAGTATGGTCTATCAGAAGCCAGCAGCATGGGCTCAGCTTTCCACGGATTCCTTACTACAGCATCAGCCTGTCTCCTTACAACATCATTACTCATAGCTTGTTATGTTCTCTCATCAAATTCACAGAGCTTAATACGCCAGTCAATATtc GAGTGCGTATTTAACTCGGTGGCATGTTTCATGTACCTGTCAGCGTCGTCGTATATGGGCGTTGCCGTAAACATATATCTTTACCCACGCTATgctattgtaaatatgtacgCCGCATATCCCGCTATGACTGCCGTATAT TATATCGGAGTTGTGGTGGGCATCGTTCATGGAGTGGACGCTTATATATCCTATAAGTATTACAAGGGAATTCGATAA
- the LOC125053261 gene encoding uncharacterized protein LOC125053261 has protein sequence MEDENNGSWGLELSEATADPSISMIAEDVPTLTVATILGITALIVIAIVIVFVLGILIDCRQQRILDRKIGQMKRKRNQKRGANPQGDVIRIADNMEESSRTPAPAEILREIP, from the exons ATGGAAGACGAAAACAATGGCAGTTGGGGTTTAG AACTATCCGAGGCGACAGCAGATCCCAGCATATCAATGATCGCGGAAGATGTACCTACGTTGACGGTGGCTACAATACTTGGCATAACAGCTTTGATCGTTATAGCTATTGTTATCGTTTTCGTTCTAGGAATATTAATCGATTGCCGACAgca GCGGATTCTCGATAGAAAAATTGGACAGATGAAGCGTAAACGCAATCAGAAGAGGGGCGCCAATCCGCAGGGTGATGTAATAAGAATAGCTGATAATATGGAGGAATCGTCTAGAACTCCTGCACCTGCTGAAATCCTTCGTGAAATCCCTTGA
- the LOC125053049 gene encoding uncharacterized protein LOC125053049, translated as MGNSKSKKSQKEPDKFFERARWKEHKSEEKKKRLANPINKRVAAKEPPLNPAPELNGPSLGSSPLSAPAQVRSYDEDALDRMRYQLNHDSDAFLLNNILLSVQFFENYEREVQFLKNNPISERQHLMDAAMVRCHKHVFFADRLLECVQEYVCYQKRRDLLQPLAAPRLFIIYDNVEASEPGDTSDYSAVLDAPFYKLRIEDTKEAGFVKLKKLEVLESTLSKEADLIKTSHSHSDDSIYTESEKESIASDVSPYFGNDLEPPLRSESLDRSASPSGDLSRYVKNNARKSVSIYQTQESENNNKIKNFDAQTKPRKSILKNPSLENPSNIEISYSMENINMGEDTETSGYRSNSSRQTESSETESDYGYTSITESTTPKKIQLSLQSKDSPTSGGLPDECWITVSEKAFDWSDDEEDEEADTASKLSLTKTLYETYQYLNSITFMNDFVDNFIVGIGSGLGFPQDAIKDALTQGASIYCDNNRNGSNISYEVFPALLAAWPNTANQWIIRERKIIQNPRTNFCYQWPTKYMVGKAIGFGCLLVPVGFRPKRGLNPNQKLQWKVTFPAAERYLESCLAHSHMRCYLFTLALHKAFIENDTSKIGIDASHIKNHLFWQCEDNYAKWPEDRLGETLRLFLRSFYLHFGRSRFPNYFIETCNEFKSVPKPLLLKAQRKLADILEAPVMHTLYALNKVKYMKKDFYPTFNSRRLYDILTCKNPLRLINPYLPVHSVPMNQDSSDSEDENVNSIWDKAKLQDKHYQWKKERQRQMKERRKANFNTRKPKEKGKETEINKNIILPTKMESERRRLVFEFFISHFIAMARSSEKFEAIRQAVIYLEQAKRLTILLKEEPASEASVHEYDHIIRDKLADCQRKLANHIGYKVSVREHHRSVNTNMMRKQRPKVEHIINNQDSPTDNSATPPFAFVDVHVENVKIRDKVPFVEIDDLEESRL; from the exons ATGGGAAACTCTAAGTCGAAGAAGTCACAGAAAGAACCGGACAAATTTTTTGAGCGTGCCCGATGGAAGGAACACAAAAGTGAAGAAAAAAAGAAGCGATTGGCAAAtcctataaataaaagagTTGCCGCGAAAGAGCCACCGTTGAACCCTGCGCCCGAGCTTAATGGTCCTTCGCTAGGGAGTTCCCCGCTCTCTGCCCCTGCGCAAGTTCGTTCATACGACGAGGATGCTTTGGATCGAATGCGATATCAATTGAATCACGACTCCGATGCGTTTTTGTTGAATAACATCCTTTTGTCTGTGCAGTTCTTCGAAAATTATGAACG GGAAGTTCAGTTCCTGAAAAATAATCCTATAAGTGAACGACAACACTTAATGGACGCAGCGATGGTCAGATGTCACAAACACGTATTTTTTGCTGATAGATTGCTTGAATGTGTGCAAGAATACGTCTGCTACCAGAAAAGAAGAGACCTTTTACAACCACTAGCGGCACCAAGGTTGTTTATCATATACGATAATGTAGAGGCCAGTGAACCCGGAGACACTTCTGATTATAGTGCTGTTCTAGATGCGCCATTTTATAAACTACGTATCGAAGACACTAAAGAGGCGG GCTTTGTcaaactaaaaaagttagaGGTACTAGAGAGTACCCTATCTAAAGAAGCAGATCTCATAAAAACAAGTCACTCACACTCAGACGACAGCATATACACTGAATCAGAAAAAGAATCAATTGCCTCTGATGTTTCGCCTTATTTTGGTAATGACCTCGAACCTCCACTTAGATCGGAAAGTTTAGATAGAAGTGCTTCTCCTTCCGGGGATCTTTCAAGATATGTGAAAAATAATGCTCGAAAAAGTGTTAGTATTTATCAGACTCAGGAAAGTGAgaacaataacaaaattaaaaattttgatgcgCAGACCAAGCCAAGAAAATCCATATTAAAGAATCCATCTCTTGAAAATCCCAGCAATATTGAAATTAGTTATAGCATGGAAAACATTAATATGGGTGAAGATACTGAAACGTCTGGTTACCGATCAAACTCAAGTCGTCAAACAGAATCAAGTGAAACAGAATCAGATTATGGGTATACTTCTATTACAGAATCAACGACACCAAAGAAAATTCAACTTAGTTTACAATCTAAAGATTCACCAACCTCTGGAGGTTTACCAGATGAATGTTGGATTACTGTCAGTGAAAAGGCTTTTGACTGGAGTGATGACGAAGAAGACGAAGAAGCGGATACAGCATCaaaattatctttaacaaaaactcTTTACGAGACATATCAATATCTTAACTCAATAACGTTTATGAATGATTTTGTGGACAATTTTATTGTTGGTATCGGGTCTGGCTTGGGATTTCCTCAAGACGCAATAAAAGATGCTTTAACACAAGGAGCCAGTATATACTGTGATAACAATAGAAACGGATCAAATATTAGTTATGAAGTATTCCCAGCACTTTTAGCAGCTTGGCCAAATACAGCAAATCAGTGGATTATTCGAGAAAGAAAGATAATTCAGAATCCTCGAACCAACTTCTGTTATCAATGGCCAACTAAATACATGGTCGGTAAGGCTATTGGTTTCGGATGCTTGCTGGTACCAGTGGGTTTTCGCCCTAAGCGAGGCTTAAACCCCAATCAAAAATTACAATGGAAAGTAACATTTCCAGCAGCAGAACGATATTTAGAAAGCTGTTTGGCTCATTCGCATATGAGGTGTTACCTATTTACGCTTGCCTTACATAAAGCCTTTATAGAGAACGATACGTCTAAAATTGGTATCGATGCAagtcatataaaaaatcatttattttggCAATGTGAAGACAATTACGCAAAGTGGCCAGAGGACAGACTAGGAGAAACACTCCGTCTATTCTTGcgaagtttttatttacatttcggACGTTCTCGATTTCCTAACTACTTCATAGAGACGTGTAATGAATTCAAAAGCGTACCGAAACCTTTACTATTGAAAGCCCAACGGAAATTAGCTGATATTTTGGAGGCACCAGTGATGCATACACTATAtgcattaaataaagtaaaatacatgaaaaaaGATTTCTATCCAACGTTTAACAGTCGCAGACTATATGACATCTTAACGTGCAAAAATCCATTGCGCCTGATAAATCCCTATTTACCAGTTCACTCTGTACCAATGAACCAAGATTCTTCCGATAGTGAAGACGAAAATGTAAATAGTATTTGGGATAAAGCTAAGCTCCAAGACAAACACTATCAATGGAAAAAAGAACGACAGCGTCAAATGAAAGAACGGAGAAAAGCAAATTTCAACACGAGGAAGCCAAAGGAAAAGGGAAAAGAAACagagattaataaaaat ATAATTTTGCCGACAAAAATGGAGTCGGAACGACGGCGGTTagtatttgaatttttcattTCTCACTTCATTGCGATGGCTCGATCAAGTGAAAAATTCGAGGCTATCAGGCAAGCGGTGATTTATTTAGAGCAAGCTAAACGACTAACGATTCTCCTGAAGGAGGAACCTGCCAGCGAAGCATCGGTACACGAATATGATCATATTATACGTGATAAATTAGCTGATTGTCAGCGAAAGCTAGCTAATCACATTGGCTACAAAGTTTCCGTTCGAGAGCATCACCGATCAGTAAATACAAACATGATGCGGAAACAGCGACCAAAAGTtgaacatataattaataaccaAGACTCTCCAACGGACAACTCGGCAACACCACCATTCGCTTTCGTAGATGTTCATGTtgaaaatgtcaaaattcGGGATAAAGTGCCCTTCGTTGAAATAGATGACCTTGAGGAATCTAGactataa